One Staphylococcus ratti DNA segment encodes these proteins:
- a CDS encoding SA1002 family membrane protein has protein sequence MFYFNTCIILILFLIIGYLVGHEEGKLVFLKAIAIGGLLIFLSYITIIIASLVVCFPILLIFGHTDGFFQIGLIIMLLSGILQYILLKVLSRYVIISDTLITILEYFIQWLLIYFALYQFITNQLKGLLEVDFNQIFSSILSGETINLFILPALLVSWISISMVRMNRKQKHNA, from the coding sequence ATGTTTTATTTTAATACATGCATCATTTTAATTTTATTTTTAATCATCGGTTATTTAGTCGGGCATGAGGAAGGGAAACTCGTCTTTTTAAAAGCCATAGCGATTGGCGGGTTACTTATATTTTTAAGTTATATTACGATTATTATTGCATCATTAGTTGTATGTTTTCCTATTCTTTTAATTTTCGGACATACAGACGGTTTCTTTCAAATTGGTCTAATTATAATGTTATTAAGTGGTATCCTCCAATATATTTTGTTAAAAGTTTTGAGTCGTTATGTAATTATTAGTGACACGTTAATTACAATTTTAGAATATTTCATTCAATGGTTATTAATCTATTTCGCTTTATATCAATTTATTACAAATCAACTTAAAGGGCTTTTAGAGGTTGATTTTAATCAAATCTTTTCAAGTATACTTTCGGGAGAGACCATTAATCTTTTCATACTACCAGCATTGCTAGTAAGTTGGATTTCCATATCTATGGTGAGAATGAACCGTAAACAGAAACATAACGCTTAA
- a CDS encoding ABC transporter permease yields the protein MRYLMNGYVLFILLAILTVCSLFIGVSSVPITALFNLNEDQLNVLLASRIPRTISILISGSTLALAGLIMQQMMQNKFVSPTTAGTMEWAKLGILISLIFFPAEHILIKLLFAVLLSVAGTFLFVQMIQRIRFKDVIFVPLIGIMLGGIVSSFSTFIALKTNAVQSLGNWMNGNFAVITSGRYEVLYLSIPLLVLTYLFANQFTIAGMGRDFSKNLGLNYDVIINIGLFITATITALVVVTVGTLPFLGLIVPNIVSIFKGDHLKNALPHTAMLGAIFVMFSDIIGRIVVYPYEINIGLTIGMFGTVIFIIMLMKGRRYYAQ from the coding sequence ATGCGCTATTTAATGAATGGCTATGTGTTGTTTATTCTACTTGCCATCCTTACTGTGTGTTCTTTATTTATTGGGGTGAGCAGTGTGCCTATCACTGCACTATTTAACCTTAATGAAGACCAACTGAATGTATTATTGGCAAGTCGTATTCCGAGAACTATAAGTATTTTAATTTCTGGAAGCACGCTTGCTTTGGCTGGCTTAATTATGCAACAAATGATGCAAAATAAATTTGTTAGCCCTACAACGGCAGGAACTATGGAATGGGCGAAGTTAGGGATCCTCATTTCTTTAATTTTCTTTCCTGCTGAACATATACTTATCAAATTATTGTTTGCTGTACTGTTAAGTGTGGCAGGCACGTTTTTGTTTGTCCAAATGATTCAACGCATACGTTTTAAAGATGTAATCTTTGTACCATTAATTGGAATTATGCTCGGCGGCATTGTGTCTAGTTTTTCTACATTTATTGCTTTAAAGACGAATGCAGTTCAAAGTTTAGGCAATTGGATGAACGGTAATTTTGCGGTAATTACAAGTGGACGCTATGAAGTGTTGTATTTGAGTATTCCGTTGCTCGTGTTGACCTATCTGTTTGCAAATCAATTTACGATTGCAGGTATGGGACGCGATTTTAGTAAAAATTTAGGTCTTAATTATGATGTAATCATTAATATCGGCTTATTTATTACGGCAACGATAACTGCACTTGTAGTAGTGACAGTAGGGACACTGCCATTTTTAGGTCTGATTGTACCGAATATTGTCTCTATTTTTAAAGGAGACCATTTAAAAAATGCATTACCGCATACTGCCATGTTAGGTGCGATATTTGTAATGTTTTCGGACATTATAGGTCGTATTGTCGTGTATCCATATGAAATTAATATTGGACTGACGATAGGTATGTTTGGGACAGTTATTTTTATCATTATGCTAATGAAAGGACGCAGATATTATGCACAATAA
- a CDS encoding iron chelate uptake ABC transporter family permease subunit translates to MHNKSLKKLIILIIATLIVGAMYLLLGLDFEIFEYQFNSRLRKLFLMVLVGAAIAASTVIFQAITVNRLLTPSIMGLDAIYLFSKVLILFIFGASSIFITNFYLNFSITLIVMVVFALILFEGIFKYGQFSVYFILLIGVILGTFFRSITGFLELLINPEDFLVIQNAMFANFDGANPTLVTISAVVLVVLLLITISILPYLDVLLLGRAQAINLGVNYTQMTRGLLILVALMVAIATALVGPITFLGLLTINLAHELIKNFEHRYILPATICISWMSLFIAQWIVENVFEATTQVSILINLIGGIYFIYLLMKRRGTA, encoded by the coding sequence ATGCACAATAAGTCCTTGAAAAAGCTCATAATTTTAATTATTGCTACACTCATTGTTGGCGCTATGTATTTGTTGCTCGGCCTTGATTTTGAAATTTTTGAATATCAGTTTAATAGTCGGTTAAGAAAACTCTTCTTAATGGTCCTTGTCGGTGCGGCCATTGCGGCTTCCACTGTTATTTTCCAAGCCATTACCGTCAACCGTCTTTTAACCCCTTCAATTATGGGACTTGATGCAATATATCTTTTTAGTAAAGTTTTAATTCTTTTTATTTTTGGCGCAAGTTCTATATTTATTACGAATTTCTATCTTAACTTTTCGATTACGTTGATTGTTATGGTCGTATTCGCATTGATTTTATTTGAAGGTATCTTTAAATACGGACAGTTTTCGGTGTACTTTATTTTATTAATTGGCGTGATTTTAGGAACGTTTTTTAGAAGTATTACTGGCTTTTTGGAGTTGTTAATTAATCCTGAAGATTTTCTAGTCATTCAAAATGCGATGTTTGCCAATTTTGATGGGGCAAATCCCACATTAGTGACCATCAGTGCAGTGGTTTTAGTCGTTTTATTGCTAATTACAATTAGTATACTCCCTTACTTAGATGTATTATTACTCGGGAGAGCACAAGCGATTAATTTAGGTGTCAATTATACGCAAATGACGAGAGGTTTGCTCATATTAGTTGCGCTTATGGTGGCCATTGCGACTGCACTAGTAGGGCCAATCACATTTTTAGGACTTTTAACAATTAATTTAGCACACGAATTAATCAAAAATTTTGAGCATCGTTATATTTTACCAGCAACAATTTGTATCAGTTGGATGAGTTTATTTATAGCACAGTGGATTGTAGAGAATGTATTTGAAGCAACAACGCAAGTCAGTATTTTAATTAATCTCATTGGAGGAATTTACTTTATTTATCTTTTAATGAAAAGGAGGGGAACGGCTTGA
- a CDS encoding ABC transporter ATP-binding protein, giving the protein MIRIQNLDQWIDDKPILTDVSVDIQKGRLTSLIGPNGAGKSTLLSAVSRLRAFQEGHVEIDGAPLQSYANQTLSKKLSILKQTNHTELNITVEQLVNFGRFPYSKGYLKKEDKAKVNEAIELLKLEDIRHRYLKTLSGGQRQRAYIAMTIAQDTEYILLDEPLNNLDMKHSVQIMQTLRELAVFHNKTIIVVLHDINFASVYSDNIVALKDGKVVKAAHKREVIEASVLKQLYDMDVKIETIRGQQICIYFDELPCMYHQMSQKTF; this is encoded by the coding sequence TTGATTCGTATTCAAAATTTAGATCAATGGATTGATGATAAACCTATACTTACGGATGTAAGTGTAGACATTCAAAAAGGGAGACTGACTTCATTGATTGGACCTAATGGCGCAGGAAAAAGTACATTACTTTCTGCCGTGAGTCGTCTAAGAGCTTTCCAAGAAGGACACGTCGAAATTGATGGAGCACCTCTCCAATCCTATGCAAATCAGACACTGTCTAAAAAATTGTCCATTTTAAAACAAACGAACCACACGGAATTAAATATTACCGTAGAACAGTTAGTGAATTTTGGCCGTTTTCCGTACTCTAAAGGTTATTTAAAAAAAGAAGATAAAGCTAAAGTGAATGAAGCTATTGAATTATTAAAATTAGAAGATATACGGCATCGCTATTTAAAAACGTTATCGGGAGGTCAACGTCAACGTGCGTATATTGCTATGACGATTGCTCAAGATACGGAATACATTTTATTAGATGAGCCGTTAAACAACTTAGATATGAAACATTCTGTTCAAATTATGCAAACTTTACGAGAACTCGCCGTTTTTCATAATAAAACAATCATTGTTGTTTTACATGATATTAATTTTGCTTCCGTGTACTCTGATAATATTGTCGCGTTAAAAGATGGTAAAGTCGTTAAAGCTGCACATAAGAGAGAAGTGATAGAAGCTTCTGTTTTAAAACAGCTTTATGATATGGATGTCAAAATAGAAACGATTCGAGGTCAGCAAATTTGTATTTATTTTGATGAACTACCTTGTATGTATCATCAAATGTCTCAAAAAACATTTTAA
- a CDS encoding ferrated catecholamine ABC transporter substrate-binding lipoprotein SstD — MKKLGLLLMVAIAFVLVACGNDEDKSSSSKKGETKETVEVKNDFKLRGKADDGSEDKAYSDTVKVPKNPQKAVVFDYGALKTMEEMDLKDKVVALPKGEGNAQLPDFLGDFKSDKYQNTGSLKEINFDVVAKAKPDVIYLSARTANQKNIDELKKAAPNTPIVYMGAKNDKFVESMKDDTMKLGKIYDKENKAKELNKELDEKIAEVKAKTKNLNLKAMYLLVNEGELSTFGAGDRFGNLVFDTLGFKPADNNIKKSSHGQNVTNEYVSDKNPDIIFAMDRGKAIGEKSTAKQVLGNDVIKNVKAIKNDKVLELDPKLWYFASGSTTTTIEQIEEIEEGLNLDK, encoded by the coding sequence ATGAAAAAATTAGGTTTATTGTTAATGGTTGCGATTGCATTTGTATTAGTCGCTTGTGGTAATGATGAAGATAAATCATCTTCATCTAAGAAGGGTGAGACTAAAGAAACAGTTGAAGTAAAAAACGATTTTAAATTACGTGGTAAAGCTGATGATGGTAGCGAAGACAAAGCATATTCAGATACAGTTAAAGTTCCTAAAAATCCTCAAAAAGCAGTTGTATTTGATTATGGTGCACTAAAAACAATGGAAGAAATGGATCTTAAAGACAAAGTTGTCGCACTTCCTAAAGGTGAAGGCAATGCTCAATTACCAGACTTCTTAGGTGATTTTAAATCTGATAAATATCAAAATACAGGGTCATTAAAAGAAATTAATTTTGATGTGGTCGCTAAAGCGAAACCAGATGTTATTTATTTATCAGCACGTACAGCAAACCAAAAAAATATTGATGAATTGAAAAAAGCTGCACCAAACACACCAATTGTATACATGGGCGCTAAAAATGACAAGTTTGTAGAATCAATGAAAGACGACACAATGAAACTTGGTAAAATTTACGACAAAGAGAATAAAGCAAAAGAATTAAACAAAGAATTAGATGAAAAAATTGCTGAAGTAAAAGCAAAAACGAAAAACTTAAATCTTAAAGCAATGTACCTTTTAGTAAATGAAGGTGAATTATCTACGTTCGGTGCTGGAGATCGTTTCGGTAACCTTGTATTTGATACACTTGGCTTCAAACCAGCAGATAATAACATTAAGAAAAGCAGCCATGGTCAAAACGTTACAAATGAATATGTAAGTGATAAAAATCCTGACATCATTTTTGCGATGGACCGTGGAAAAGCAATTGGTGAAAAATCAACAGCAAAACAAGTATTAGGTAACGACGTTATTAAGAATGTGAAAGCAATTAAAAATGATAAAGTGTTAGAATTAGATCCTAAACTTTGGTACTTTGCATCAGGTTCAACAACAACAACAATTGAACAAATTGAAGAAATCGAAGAGGGATTGAATTTAGATAAATAA
- a CDS encoding CHAP domain-containing protein codes for MKKLTTATIATFGFVTLGVAAQDAQAAEQNTTSYAYTTTYSEATQDYVTIDENGNKHHTLDGNWNPSMQYVYYTYDENGVYDYYYYSNEATNYSYATDYNTVATPVVRYNSEYTAYTTAATPEYTTYNAQGTVEAPSASTTNYNYTARTTAAPAPATSTVSNTPVRFTSKGGANLYTAGQCTYYVYDRVGGGIGNTWGNANNWANAARAAGYTVNNTPRAGAIMQTSVGPYGHVAYVESVGANGSVTVSEMNYGHGAGVVTSRTLSASQAASQNYIYK; via the coding sequence ATGAAAAAATTAACTACTGCTACAATCGCTACATTCGGCTTTGTTACTTTAGGAGTTGCTGCACAAGATGCACAAGCTGCAGAACAAAACACAACTTCATACGCATACACGACAACATATTCTGAAGCTACTCAAGACTATGTAACTATCGACGAAAATGGTAACAAACACCACACTTTAGATGGTAACTGGAACCCATCTATGCAATACGTATATTACACATATGATGAAAATGGTGTGTATGACTACTACTATTACTCAAACGAAGCTACAAACTATAGCTACGCTACAGACTACAATACAGTTGCTACACCAGTTGTAAGATACAACAGTGAATACACTGCATACACAACTGCTGCAACACCAGAATACACAACTTACAACGCTCAAGGTACAGTAGAAGCACCTTCAGCTTCAACTACAAACTATAACTATACAGCTAGAACAACTGCTGCTCCAGCTCCTGCTACTTCAACAGTGTCAAATACACCAGTTCGTTTTACTTCAAAAGGTGGCGCTAACCTTTACACTGCTGGTCAATGTACTTACTACGTATATGACCGTGTAGGTGGCGGAATTGGTAACACTTGGGGTAACGCAAATAACTGGGCAAACGCTGCACGTGCTGCTGGTTACACAGTAAACAATACACCAAGAGCAGGCGCTATCATGCAAACTTCTGTAGGTCCTTACGGTCACGTTGCATACGTTGAAAGCGTTGGTGCTAACGGTTCTGTAACAGTATCAGAAATGAACTACGGTCACGGTGCTGGTGTTGTAACATCACGTACTTTATCAGCTAGCCAAGCTGCTTCACAAAACTACATCTACAAATAA
- a CDS encoding M23 family metallopeptidase: MKKHVSILLALIFTVLMICFLILHFDSVQRYTSTLQKDFTEEHIFSQDRKTHGFGTYNHDLSFNGDNRHYGVDYRLPENTDILAATDGIVTRTFKNEFGGNVLEIKEAHQPYYQWYMHLNTFKVRPGARVKAGDVIAKSGNTGSQTTGPHLHFQRMHGGIGNRFAEDPEPFIETLPEKQRSLYQLN, translated from the coding sequence ATGAAAAAACATGTTTCTATTCTTTTGGCGCTCATATTTACTGTTTTAATGATATGCTTTCTTATCCTACACTTTGATAGTGTCCAAAGGTATACGAGTACATTGCAAAAGGATTTTACGGAGGAGCATATTTTCAGTCAAGATCGCAAAACACATGGATTTGGCACATACAATCATGATTTGAGTTTTAATGGTGACAATCGACATTACGGTGTAGATTATCGTTTGCCTGAAAATACAGATATACTCGCTGCTACCGATGGTATTGTTACACGTACCTTTAAAAATGAATTTGGAGGTAACGTTTTAGAAATTAAAGAAGCTCATCAACCTTATTATCAATGGTATATGCATTTAAATACATTTAAAGTTCGACCGGGTGCGCGTGTTAAAGCTGGTGATGTTATCGCGAAATCAGGTAATACAGGAAGCCAAACGACAGGGCCTCATTTACACTTTCAGCGCATGCATGGTGGTATAGGAAATCGCTTTGCAGAGGATCCAGAACCTTTTATTGAGACTTTGCCTGAAAAACAACGCAGTTTATATCAATTAAATTAA
- a CDS encoding GTP pyrophosphokinase, translated as MFVEKNVPINIENLKNEVARYTNQSVQSEDNFEQVVQFIKLEHIYGAALEEISTKLHILDQDFQLKNSHNPIHHMERRVKKIPSLLQKLKRKGLEITAKTAQTHIMDIAGIRVVCNYMNDIYNVEQLLLQQADIKLLKRKDYIQYPKANGYKSLHIVVSVPVFLTDGTIDAPVEIQLRTIGMDMWASLEHQLHYKSGNVDRNIYRQTLKECALEIGDVERKMERIHLNIQQDQINER; from the coding sequence ATGTTTGTAGAAAAAAATGTACCGATTAACATTGAAAACTTGAAAAATGAAGTGGCGCGTTATACGAATCAATCGGTTCAATCAGAAGACAACTTCGAACAAGTTGTTCAATTTATCAAATTAGAACATATATATGGAGCTGCTTTAGAGGAGATAAGTACTAAACTTCATATTTTGGATCAGGATTTCCAATTAAAAAATTCACATAATCCAATCCATCATATGGAGCGTCGTGTAAAAAAAATACCTAGCTTATTACAAAAATTAAAGCGTAAGGGACTGGAAATAACCGCTAAAACTGCCCAAACTCATATTATGGATATTGCAGGCATACGTGTCGTATGTAATTACATGAATGATATATACAATGTTGAACAATTATTGTTGCAACAAGCAGATATTAAGTTACTTAAACGTAAAGACTATATTCAGTATCCGAAAGCCAATGGTTATAAAAGCTTACACATTGTCGTCTCTGTTCCTGTTTTTCTAACCGATGGTACGATCGATGCCCCTGTTGAAATCCAGCTTAGAACAATTGGAATGGATATGTGGGCAAGTTTAGAACATCAATTGCATTATAAATCAGGAAATGTAGATAGAAATATTTATCGTCAAACTTTGAAAGAATGTGCGCTTGAAATTGGAGATGTTGAGCGTAAAATGGAACGTATTCATTTAAATATTCAACAAGATCAAATTAACGAACGCTAA
- a CDS encoding nitroreductase family protein produces the protein MKEFKEVLESRRSVKQFDPNVKIPREEMKEMLELTTKAPSSVNMQPWRFVVVDTPEGKAALQPLVQFNTRQNETSAAMIVLFGDMKNYEYADKIYDDAVERGFMPQEVKDVQVAKFVEMYEILDRQAMNDIVKIDCSLAAMQFMLVARYYGYDTNAIGGFDKNNVAEVLGLDPERYVPVVMLAVGKAAVEGRPSVRLPIDDVVSFR, from the coding sequence ATGAAAGAATTTAAAGAAGTGTTAGAAAGCCGTCGTTCGGTTAAACAATTTGATCCAAATGTCAAAATTCCACGTGAAGAAATGAAAGAAATGCTTGAACTAACTACTAAAGCGCCATCTTCTGTAAATATGCAGCCTTGGCGTTTTGTAGTCGTAGATACACCTGAAGGTAAAGCTGCGTTGCAACCCCTTGTTCAATTTAATACGCGTCAAAATGAAACATCTGCTGCAATGATTGTGCTTTTTGGAGATATGAAAAACTACGAATATGCAGACAAAATTTATGATGACGCTGTAGAGAGAGGATTTATGCCACAAGAAGTCAAAGATGTTCAGGTGGCTAAATTTGTTGAAATGTATGAAATTTTAGACCGTCAAGCGATGAATGATATTGTCAAAATTGATTGTAGTTTAGCAGCTATGCAATTTATGCTCGTCGCACGCTACTATGGTTATGATACAAATGCCATTGGCGGTTTTGATAAAAATAATGTTGCAGAAGTTTTAGGTCTCGACCCAGAACGTTATGTTCCTGTCGTCATGCTTGCTGTTGGGAAAGCAGCTGTTGAAGGACGTCCGTCTGTACGCCTTCCAATCGATGATGTAGTCTCTTTCCGTTAA
- a CDS encoding MarR family winged helix-turn-helix transcriptional regulator, translating into MALKHDDLKSELCFLFYVASKEVIKKYATHLKSYDLTYTSYITLKSIQPNEIVNIKTLGNRIYLNSGTLTPLIKKLDQKGLVQKVRNEDDERNLNISLTDKGAEVQEYLYKVTDEVYKELKFEGDDMEQLVSILDRFIKNNFE; encoded by the coding sequence ATGGCATTAAAACATGATGACTTAAAAAGTGAACTTTGTTTTTTATTTTATGTCGCTTCTAAAGAAGTTATTAAAAAGTATGCGACACACTTAAAGTCATATGATTTGACCTATACATCATATATTACATTAAAATCAATTCAACCTAATGAAATTGTTAATATAAAAACATTAGGAAACAGAATTTATTTGAATTCTGGTACACTAACACCACTAATTAAAAAGCTTGATCAAAAAGGATTAGTACAAAAAGTACGTAATGAAGACGATGAACGCAATCTCAACATTTCTTTAACAGATAAAGGTGCAGAAGTACAAGAATATTTATATAAAGTCACCGATGAAGTATATAAAGAACTCAAGTTTGAAGGCGACGATATGGAACAACTTGTTAGCATTCTTGACCGTTTTATCAAAAATAATTTTGAATAA
- the lip gene encoding YSIRK-targeted triacylglycerol lipase — MVASTLLITESLFAQGSYAQAAEQQPAPQKTNVQTHRDASSNEAVHNQNIQNITASHNNATSKKNRDPIILVHGITGFMDDNRPALLSHYWGGDKMNIRQDLEQNGYEAHEASVSAFGSNYDRAVELYYYLKGGRVDYGAAHAAKYGHSRYGKTYEGVYKDWKPGKKVHFVGHSMGGQTIRQLETLLRKGNPEEVAYHKAHGGEVAPLFKGGSDNMISTITTLGTPHNGSHASDLIGNEAFMRQVVMEIGKRFGNKDSRVDFGLTQWGLKQKPNESYDAYCDRVEKSKIWKTKDNSLYDLTREGSSDLNRRTSINPNIVYKSYTGEATHNTFTGRQKADLNMFLPLTILANVIGKVPEKEWRENDGIISVISSQYPFNEPYVKATDKNKKGVWQVTPTMHDWDHVDFVGQDSSDTARTREELQKFWHKIAEDLVQSEKITE; from the coding sequence ATGGTTGCATCAACACTCTTGATTACTGAATCGCTTTTTGCACAGGGGAGTTATGCTCAAGCAGCTGAACAGCAACCTGCACCACAAAAAACAAATGTTCAAACACATCGTGATGCTTCTTCAAATGAAGCAGTTCATAATCAAAATATACAAAACATCACAGCATCTCATAATAATGCAACATCGAAAAAGAATCGTGATCCTATTATTTTAGTTCACGGTATTACAGGATTTATGGATGATAATCGTCCTGCTCTACTTTCCCACTATTGGGGTGGCGATAAAATGAATATTCGCCAAGATTTAGAACAAAATGGCTATGAAGCTCATGAAGCAAGTGTGAGTGCTTTTGGAAGTAACTATGATCGTGCAGTGGAATTATATTACTACCTTAAAGGTGGACGTGTAGACTATGGCGCTGCCCATGCAGCAAAATATGGTCATTCACGCTATGGTAAAACATACGAAGGTGTGTATAAAGATTGGAAGCCCGGTAAAAAAGTCCATTTTGTAGGACATAGTATGGGAGGCCAAACGATTCGACAGCTCGAAACGTTGCTCAGAAAAGGTAATCCTGAAGAAGTAGCGTATCACAAAGCACATGGAGGCGAAGTCGCGCCACTCTTTAAAGGTGGTTCCGATAATATGATTTCAACGATTACAACGCTTGGCACGCCACATAACGGGTCGCATGCTTCTGATTTGATAGGCAATGAAGCCTTTATGCGTCAAGTTGTAATGGAAATCGGCAAAAGGTTTGGCAATAAAGATTCTAGAGTAGATTTTGGTCTTACTCAATGGGGATTAAAACAAAAGCCGAATGAATCTTATGATGCGTATTGTGATCGTGTTGAGAAATCAAAAATATGGAAAACAAAAGATAACAGCCTTTATGATTTAACTCGTGAAGGTTCGTCAGACTTAAACCGTAGAACGTCCATTAACCCGAATATTGTTTATAAATCATATACGGGCGAAGCAACGCACAATACGTTTACCGGCAGACAAAAAGCAGATCTCAATATGTTCTTGCCGTTGACGATACTTGCTAACGTTATTGGAAAAGTGCCAGAAAAAGAATGGCGTGAAAATGACGGAATTATTTCTGTTATTTCTTCCCAATATCCGTTTAATGAACCTTACGTTAAAGCCACTGATAAAAATAAAAAAGGTGTATGGCAAGTGACACCTACAATGCACGATTGGGATCATGTGGATTTTGTAGGTCAAGATAGTAGTGACACTGCGCGTACACGTGAAGAGTTACAAAAGTTCTGGCATAAGATAGCCGAAGATTTAGTTCAAAGTGAAAAGATAACAGAATAG
- a CDS encoding GNAT family N-acetyltransferase yields the protein MEIMKSDNMSGNEEILTLLLQANPDKEKVMCDYHTSEHYVLKDNEAIKEVLLLKARSPKEVEVLNISIKSKYQNQGLGKILMKHIFNILKKRNYEKVTLGTGNSSINQLAFYQKLFC from the coding sequence ATGGAAATTATGAAAAGTGATAATATGAGTGGGAATGAAGAAATTTTGACTTTATTATTACAAGCTAATCCAGATAAAGAGAAAGTAATGTGTGACTATCATACGTCAGAACATTATGTGTTGAAAGATAATGAAGCAATAAAAGAAGTTCTATTATTGAAGGCGCGCTCACCTAAAGAGGTGGAAGTTTTAAACATCAGTATAAAATCTAAATATCAAAATCAAGGACTTGGAAAAATACTAATGAAGCACATCTTTAACATTTTAAAAAAGAGAAATTATGAGAAAGTAACGTTAGGAACAGGAAATTCAAGTATCAACCAATTAGCTTTTTATCAAAAATTATTTTGTTGA
- a CDS encoding transglycosylase family protein, whose product MKKTLLASSLAVAIGATGVAAHTTDAHASEATQTSIDKAALAQKALNNDQSLNEAPVHAGAYDYKFNLKGTNFHFWSDGTYFGWAYNGYTGQAAVAQPAQVQDVAVQASQQSEQNTAASVQSNKQASTQAPAATQAPKTAQTSTSGSGVNSHLQLIKQRESGGDYSAVNPSSGAAGAYQFLPSTWNAVAQQVDPSYVGVNPAQAPAAVQDKFAQHLYNTGGAGHWVTA is encoded by the coding sequence ATGAAAAAAACATTATTAGCATCATCATTAGCAGTAGCAATCGGTGCGACAGGTGTCGCTGCACATACAACAGACGCTCACGCGAGTGAAGCAACTCAAACTTCAATCGACAAAGCGGCTTTAGCTCAAAAAGCATTAAACAATGACCAATCATTAAATGAAGCGCCAGTTCATGCAGGTGCATACGACTACAAATTCAACTTAAAAGGTACAAACTTCCACTTCTGGTCAGATGGTACTTACTTCGGTTGGGCTTATAATGGTTACACTGGACAAGCTGCAGTAGCTCAACCAGCTCAAGTACAAGATGTGGCTGTTCAAGCATCTCAACAATCAGAACAAAATACAGCAGCTAGCGTTCAATCTAACAAACAAGCTTCTACACAAGCTCCAGCTGCAACTCAAGCACCAAAAACAGCTCAAACATCTACAAGTGGTTCAGGTGTAAACAGCCACTTACAATTAATCAAACAACGTGAATCTGGTGGCGACTACAGCGCTGTTAACCCATCATCAGGTGCTGCAGGTGCTTACCAATTCTTACCATCAACATGGAATGCAGTAGCGCAACAAGTTGACCCATCATACGTTGGTGTTAACCCAGCTCAAGCTCCAGCAGCTGTTCAAGACAAATTTGCACAACACTTATACAACACAGGCGGCGCAGGTCACTGGGTAACTGCATAA